From a region of the Bacillota bacterium genome:
- a CDS encoding amidoligase family protein has translation MEMKEQRFGIEIELTGLSRLRAAQVLAEYFGTPVSHDGGYYGIYSVLDGQSRRWKVMSDGSITTEKKEGRRIVPADSTYSVELVSPICRYEDIETIQEIVRQLRAAGAIANASCGIHVHVDASPHNANTLRNITNIMASKEDLIYKALQVSVARERRYCKKVEQSFLEELNRKKPKTLEQVSRIWYNSNDGRHEHYHNSRYHCLNLHSVFQKGTIEFRLFNGTTHAGKIKAYIQLCLAISHQALTQRCASRIKTQSTNEKYTFRTWLLRLGLIGDEFKTARLHLLEHLDGCIAWKDPAQAERQKQRLRQKKE, from the coding sequence TTGGAGATGAAAGAACAGCGCTTCGGCATCGAAATCGAATTGACAGGACTGTCCCGCCTGCGCGCCGCCCAGGTCCTGGCGGAATACTTCGGCACGCCGGTTTCCCATGACGGGGGCTATTACGGCATCTATTCCGTCCTGGACGGCCAAAGCCGCCGGTGGAAGGTCATGAGCGACGGCAGCATTACTACAGAAAAAAAAGAAGGGCGGCGGATTGTTCCGGCCGACAGCACCTACAGCGTGGAACTGGTCAGCCCCATCTGCAGGTATGAGGATATCGAAACCATACAGGAAATCGTCCGCCAGCTCCGCGCCGCCGGAGCCATCGCCAACGCAAGCTGCGGCATCCATGTCCACGTGGACGCTTCGCCCCACAACGCCAACACCCTGCGCAACATCACCAACATCATGGCCAGCAAAGAGGACTTGATCTACAAGGCGCTGCAGGTGAGCGTGGCACGGGAACGCCGCTACTGCAAAAAGGTGGAGCAGAGCTTTTTGGAGGAACTCAATCGCAAGAAGCCGAAAACCCTGGAGCAGGTCAGCCGGATCTGGTACAACAGTAATGACGGCAGGCATGAGCATTACCACAACAGCCGCTACCACTGTTTGAACCTCCACAGCGTGTTCCAGAAGGGTACGATTGAATTCAGGCTGTTCAACGGCACCACCCATGCCGGAAAGATCAAGGCATACATCCAGCTCTGCCTTGCCATCAGCCATCAGGCACTGACACAGAGGTGCGCCAGCCGCATCAAAACCCAAAGCACCAATGAAAAATATACCTTCCGCACCTGGCTTCTGCGGCTGGGCCTTATCGGCGACGAATTCAAGACCGCCCGGCTTCATCTCCTGGAACATCTGGACGGCTGCATCGCGTGGAAAGACCCCGCCCAGGCGGAACGGCAAAAACAAAGGCTAAGGCAGAAAAAAGAAA